One region of Brachybacterium saurashtrense genomic DNA includes:
- a CDS encoding carbohydrate ABC transporter permease: MTTSTRPSIPAPTASATARRTQWRRRLPWWAVVAALGLIALLWIYPFLWMLSASFKSPAEIFAGGLGLLPEQMRWENYARAWTDGNFQRYLLNTAVVTVGTVAIVVVRCALAGYVLGRYRFPGSRIILGILVATLFVPTGYTIIPIVKLSMELGLLDQLSGMILALAGGANVAAILIYAGYFRGLPAELEEAAVVDGAGFLRTFTQVMLPLSMPVTATVAVLTFLFTWNAFFLPLVFSFSNPALRTVSVGMQAFVGENSTDWPGMAAAGVISLIPIVALFAFMQRYFVEGIAGSVKS; encoded by the coding sequence ATGACCACCTCGACACGCCCTTCCATCCCCGCGCCGACGGCGAGCGCGACAGCCCGCCGGACACAGTGGCGCCGCCGCCTTCCCTGGTGGGCTGTGGTCGCGGCCCTCGGTCTGATCGCCCTTCTGTGGATCTACCCGTTCCTGTGGATGCTCTCGGCATCCTTCAAGTCCCCCGCCGAGATCTTCGCCGGCGGCCTGGGGCTGCTTCCCGAGCAGATGCGCTGGGAGAACTACGCCCGCGCCTGGACCGACGGGAACTTCCAGCGGTACCTGCTGAACACGGCGGTCGTGACCGTGGGCACCGTGGCGATCGTGGTGGTGCGCTGCGCTCTGGCGGGCTACGTGTTGGGCCGCTACCGCTTCCCCGGCTCCAGGATCATCCTCGGGATCCTGGTGGCGACGCTGTTCGTCCCCACCGGCTACACCATCATCCCGATCGTGAAGCTCTCGATGGAACTGGGCCTGCTCGACCAGCTCTCCGGGATGATCCTCGCCCTCGCCGGCGGAGCCAACGTCGCCGCGATCCTCATCTACGCCGGGTACTTCCGCGGCCTGCCCGCCGAGCTCGAGGAGGCCGCCGTGGTGGACGGCGCCGGATTCCTGCGCACCTTCACCCAGGTGATGCTGCCGCTGTCGATGCCGGTCACCGCCACAGTGGCGGTGTTGACCTTCCTGTTCACCTGGAATGCCTTCTTCCTGCCGCTCGTGTTCTCGTTCAGCAACCCCGCCCTGCGCACAGTCAGCGTCGGCATGCAGGCCTTCGTCGGGGAGAACTCCACCGACTGGCCCGGTATGGCCGCCGCCGGCGTCATCTCCCTGATCCCGATCGTGGCGCTGTTCGCCTTCATGCAGCGCTACTTCGTGGAGGGCATCGCAGGCTCCGTGAAGTCCTGA
- a CDS encoding carbohydrate ABC transporter permease — MTGSPVLTRPSVDPPAHPRPAEGAARRPGRTARLRRRNLWIYAFLLPTFVLYGMYTLYPMIASYWYSLVEWNGFTADQRFVGIENYRAVLADPMFWSAVRITLVFMLIVAPLRVFGAFFLAILLNSPKLPFSAFFRTMYFLPVVTTTAIVGVVMRFVLDPASGPLSVLAQLLGLGSIDLLGSSSTALATAALVYVWKFFGITLIYWLAALQTVPRDLYEAARIDGAGAVQTFRHITLPLLIPFLLIITVLTVEDCFHAFDLMQTMTAGGPFFSTEIIEIYIYRYAFAATIPQLGFASAAAVLFGLLVLVVVGIQLWVTVIARRSGVRA; from the coding sequence ATGACCGGATCACCCGTGCTCACCCGCCCGTCGGTCGACCCGCCCGCTCACCCCCGCCCGGCCGAGGGAGCCGCGCGTCGCCCCGGACGGACGGCGCGACTGCGCCGACGCAACCTGTGGATCTACGCGTTCCTGCTGCCCACGTTCGTGCTGTACGGGATGTACACCCTGTACCCGATGATCGCGAGCTACTGGTACTCGCTGGTGGAGTGGAACGGCTTCACCGCGGATCAGAGGTTCGTGGGGATCGAGAACTACCGGGCCGTGCTCGCGGACCCGATGTTCTGGTCCGCAGTGCGGATCACCCTGGTGTTCATGCTGATCGTGGCGCCCCTGCGCGTGTTCGGCGCGTTCTTCCTGGCGATCCTGTTGAACTCCCCCAAGCTGCCGTTCTCCGCCTTCTTCCGCACCATGTACTTCCTGCCCGTGGTGACCACCACCGCGATCGTGGGCGTCGTGATGCGATTCGTGCTGGACCCGGCGAGCGGGCCGCTGTCCGTCCTCGCCCAGCTGCTCGGGCTGGGGAGCATCGACCTGCTCGGCTCCTCGAGCACAGCGCTGGCCACCGCGGCACTGGTGTACGTGTGGAAGTTCTTCGGGATCACCCTGATCTACTGGCTCGCCGCACTGCAGACGGTTCCCCGGGACCTCTACGAGGCTGCGCGCATCGACGGCGCGGGCGCCGTGCAGACCTTCCGCCACATCACGTTGCCGCTGCTGATCCCGTTCCTGTTGATCATCACCGTGCTCACGGTCGAGGACTGCTTCCACGCCTTCGACCTCATGCAGACCATGACCGCGGGCGGCCCCTTCTTCAGCACCGAGATCATCGAGATCTACATCTACCGGTACGCCTTCGCGGCCACCATCCCCCAGCTGGGCTTCGCCTCCGCGGCGGCGGTCCTCTTCGGGCTGCTGGTGCTCGTGGTGGTCGGCATCCAGCTGTGGGTCACGGTGATCGCCCGACGCTCAGGAGTGCGCGCATGA
- a CDS encoding aldo/keto reductase, which produces MTITPSAPLRTTITIAPDMDIPQLGLGVFQIPPEQVQRVVEEALEVGYRHIDTAAAYNNESGVGAALRAVGLPRDEVVVTTKLRNGEQGYDAALRACSDSLARLGLDRLDLFLIHWPNPEAGLWPETWRAFEQLHAEGTARAVGVSNFLPEHLQELARTADVLPAVNQIELHPTHARGDLAALQAELGIAVESYSPLGQGADLTLPEITRIAEEHHVTPAQVVLRWHVQHGYVVIPKTTSRVRLVENLDVNGFSLTTEQMRRIDALDAGHRIGNDPSTFSISQIR; this is translated from the coding sequence ATGACCATCACGCCCTCCGCCCCGCTGCGCACCACCATCACCATCGCCCCGGACATGGACATCCCGCAGCTCGGCCTGGGTGTCTTCCAGATCCCCCCGGAGCAGGTCCAGCGAGTCGTCGAGGAGGCGCTCGAGGTGGGCTATCGACATATCGACACTGCCGCCGCCTACAACAACGAGTCCGGCGTCGGAGCGGCCCTGCGTGCTGTCGGCCTCCCCCGCGACGAGGTGGTCGTGACCACCAAACTCCGCAACGGGGAACAGGGATACGACGCGGCGCTGCGGGCCTGTTCCGACTCGCTCGCGCGGCTGGGACTGGACCGCCTCGATCTCTTCCTCATCCACTGGCCGAACCCCGAGGCCGGGTTGTGGCCGGAGACCTGGCGAGCCTTCGAACAGCTTCATGCGGAGGGGACGGCCCGCGCCGTCGGCGTCTCGAACTTCCTTCCCGAGCATCTGCAGGAGCTGGCGCGCACCGCCGACGTGCTGCCGGCAGTGAACCAGATCGAACTGCACCCCACCCACGCGCGCGGTGACCTGGCCGCCCTGCAGGCAGAGCTGGGCATCGCGGTGGAGAGCTACTCGCCACTGGGCCAAGGGGCGGACCTCACGCTGCCGGAGATCACCCGGATCGCGGAGGAGCACCATGTCACTCCCGCCCAGGTGGTGCTCCGCTGGCACGTGCAGCACGGCTACGTGGTGATCCCCAAGACCACCTCCCGTGTCCGGCTGGTCGAGAACCTCGACGTCAACGGGTTCTCGCTGACCACAGAGCAGATGCGCCGGATCGACGCGCTGGACGCGGGCCACCGCATCGGCAACGACCCTTCCACGTTCTCGATCAGCCAGATCCGCTGA
- a CDS encoding GH39 family glycosyl hydrolase, whose translation MSTTAQPTHANLTSARAFPPNAPSDPGAPHVEVATIDIDAHREVGPLTRLWESVGYDEINWTYTPTGRHLLNTFGGLTTTGYHIRPHYALCSGSGFGIPHWGNGNVYHEDSEGNPHYDFTILDQTYDAIVEAGHHVLVEIGFTPRDLLPPEAQELTVTPSPTVYSAYEAGQWSYPPRDYARWRDLIAALAAHCVERYGTEEVDTWLWELWNEPDIFYWRGTPEQFHELYRATVEGVRSVLPSAKVGGPAVTGGGTEFLHGFLSYTDQHDLPLDFVSFHTKGSSFTPWRVYGPTGGDAPEQQSPSAHKMLYEVRSMLRVMAQFPQYRTLPAIVDECDAGVPAHFSFYDNANFRFQNTEYYPVFQVKLMKKLLDLSDSEGANIQQAMSWSFYFEGERFFEGTRAFLTADRIEKPLLNAYRLLSHLGVSRLAATCDASHGVERLDEAAGRAMPEEVDVLASRHQDGRISAALWRHTDDQYRTDDAPTSVTLRVHGLDPGIHRLTHHRIDERHSNSHTVWQELGAPQVPSPEQLAQIHSREGLEELEAPREVEVGTDGTLTLAVELPLPSVSLLQLEALR comes from the coding sequence GTGTCCACGACCGCCCAGCCCACCCATGCGAACCTCACCAGCGCCCGCGCCTTCCCGCCCAATGCCCCGAGCGACCCCGGCGCCCCGCACGTCGAGGTCGCCACGATCGACATCGACGCGCACCGCGAGGTCGGCCCGCTCACCCGTCTGTGGGAGAGCGTCGGCTACGACGAGATCAACTGGACCTATACGCCCACCGGACGCCATCTGCTGAACACCTTCGGCGGCCTGACCACCACCGGGTATCACATCCGTCCTCACTACGCGCTGTGCTCGGGCTCCGGCTTCGGGATCCCCCACTGGGGCAACGGCAACGTCTACCACGAGGACTCCGAGGGCAACCCCCACTACGACTTCACGATCCTGGATCAGACCTACGACGCGATCGTCGAGGCCGGCCACCACGTGCTGGTCGAGATCGGATTCACCCCGCGCGACCTGCTCCCGCCCGAAGCTCAGGAACTCACCGTCACCCCCAGCCCCACCGTCTACTCCGCCTACGAGGCCGGGCAGTGGTCCTATCCGCCGCGTGACTACGCCCGCTGGCGGGATCTGATCGCGGCGCTGGCCGCCCACTGCGTGGAGCGATACGGCACCGAGGAGGTCGACACCTGGCTGTGGGAGCTGTGGAACGAGCCGGACATCTTCTACTGGCGCGGCACCCCGGAGCAGTTCCATGAGCTGTACCGGGCCACGGTCGAGGGCGTCCGCAGCGTGCTGCCGAGCGCCAAGGTGGGCGGGCCTGCAGTCACCGGCGGCGGCACCGAGTTCCTCCACGGTTTCCTCTCCTACACCGACCAGCACGACCTGCCCCTGGACTTCGTCTCGTTCCACACCAAGGGCTCCAGCTTCACCCCGTGGCGGGTGTACGGCCCGACCGGCGGCGACGCCCCCGAACAGCAGAGCCCCTCGGCGCACAAGATGCTCTACGAGGTGCGCTCCATGCTGCGGGTGATGGCGCAGTTCCCGCAGTACCGCACGCTGCCCGCGATCGTCGACGAGTGCGATGCCGGGGTCCCCGCCCACTTCTCCTTCTACGACAACGCGAACTTCCGCTTCCAGAACACCGAGTACTACCCGGTGTTCCAGGTGAAGCTGATGAAGAAGCTGCTGGACCTCAGCGACAGCGAAGGCGCGAACATCCAGCAGGCGATGTCATGGAGCTTCTACTTCGAGGGCGAACGGTTCTTCGAGGGCACCCGCGCGTTCCTCACCGCGGATCGGATCGAGAAACCTCTGCTGAACGCCTATCGCCTGCTGTCCCACCTCGGTGTAAGCCGTCTGGCGGCCACCTGCGACGCCTCCCACGGAGTGGAGCGGCTGGACGAGGCGGCGGGTCGGGCGATGCCCGAGGAGGTCGACGTGCTCGCCTCGCGCCATCAGGACGGCCGGATCTCCGCGGCTCTGTGGCGGCACACCGACGACCAGTACCGGACGGACGATGCGCCCACCTCGGTCACGCTGCGTGTCCACGGGCTCGACCCCGGCATCCACCGGCTCACTCACCATCGGATCGATGAGCGGCACTCCAACAGTCACACGGTGTGGCAGGAGCTGGGCGCCCCGCAGGTCCCCTCACCGGAGCAGCTCGCACAGATTCACTCCCGGGAGGGTCTCGAGGAGTTGGAGGCCCCGCGCGAGGTGGAGGTCGGCACCGATGGAACGCTCACCCTCGCCGTCGAACTGCCGTTGCCGTCGGTGTCGCTGCTTCAGCTGGAGGCGCTGCGATGA
- a CDS encoding GntR family transcriptional regulator, with protein sequence MATSKLLTGVETPPALSTVIADRLREMITSGVLAPGERLKEVELADSMAVSRGPVREAISELVREGLVESQRHRGARVITLDDADIEEIYSMRLAIERLAMERCAERISPSALDAMDDVIGRMARVPADAHDNEHVSLDLEFHDLVYAAADHARLQRTWTTLRSQVSMFLNARTDRADFRTKLHVEHQEMRDVLATGDPVAAVGSIEKHIGWTLRQLRKMRDLAHDPAETPPLSGPGPEGKTGL encoded by the coding sequence ATGGCGACGTCCAAGCTCCTGACCGGCGTGGAGACCCCTCCTGCTCTGTCGACAGTGATCGCGGATCGCCTGCGCGAGATGATCACCTCCGGGGTGCTCGCCCCGGGCGAACGCCTGAAAGAGGTCGAGCTCGCGGACTCGATGGCAGTGAGCCGCGGACCGGTGCGAGAGGCGATCTCGGAGCTTGTGCGGGAGGGCCTGGTCGAGTCGCAGCGACACCGCGGGGCCCGTGTAATCACCCTCGACGACGCGGACATCGAGGAGATCTACTCCATGCGACTGGCGATCGAACGCTTGGCGATGGAGCGGTGCGCCGAACGGATCTCGCCGTCGGCGCTCGATGCCATGGACGACGTGATCGGGCGAATGGCCCGGGTTCCCGCGGATGCACATGACAACGAGCATGTGAGCCTGGACCTCGAGTTCCACGACCTGGTGTACGCGGCCGCCGACCATGCACGACTCCAGCGCACCTGGACCACGCTGCGCAGCCAGGTGTCGATGTTCCTCAACGCCCGCACCGACCGCGCCGACTTCCGCACGAAACTCCACGTCGAACACCAGGAGATGCGGGACGTGCTGGCCACCGGGGACCCCGTCGCAGCGGTCGGCTCCATCGAGAAGCACATCGGCTGGACCCTGCGCCAGCTCCGGAAGATGCGCGACCTCGCGCACGACCCGGCGGAGACCCCTCCGCTCTCCGGGCCCGGCCCCGAAGGGAAGACCGGTCTCTGA
- a CDS encoding ABC transporter substrate-binding protein encodes MRHTPARRSLLLAALALPPALTLGACSSTSSGADEQAGAAGEDAATRSVDHARGTAEVPQSPQRVVVLEPVELDTAVALGTIPVGAAVASNVAGVPTYLGVDGVEPVGTVPEPDLEAIAALAPDLILGTDSRHSDLFAQLEAIAPTVFMQTQADPWQENVLLIGEALGAKDAAQELLDEFDQRCAEIGERFDVSGRTANMIRPRDETTLSLYGPTSFAGGALEAVGLTVPEQDWADGLQADLSPENILEARADYVFVTTVDVDDESTIPPAISDNRDAFPSVTLVDTSYWVSGVGPKGGALVLDDIEQFLDAQQ; translated from the coding sequence ATGCGCCACACCCCCGCCCGCCGCAGTCTGCTGCTCGCCGCCCTCGCTCTCCCGCCCGCGCTGACGCTCGGTGCCTGCTCCTCGACCTCCTCCGGCGCGGACGAGCAGGCGGGCGCGGCGGGCGAGGACGCCGCCACCCGCAGCGTCGACCACGCGCGGGGCACGGCGGAGGTGCCGCAGTCCCCGCAGCGCGTGGTGGTGCTGGAGCCGGTCGAGCTGGACACCGCGGTCGCGCTGGGCACGATCCCCGTCGGCGCCGCGGTGGCCAGCAACGTCGCGGGGGTCCCCACCTACCTCGGGGTCGACGGCGTCGAGCCCGTGGGCACCGTGCCCGAGCCCGATCTCGAGGCCATCGCCGCGCTCGCGCCGGACCTGATCCTGGGGACCGATTCCCGCCACTCCGACCTCTTCGCGCAGCTCGAGGCGATCGCCCCGACCGTCTTCATGCAGACCCAGGCCGATCCGTGGCAGGAGAACGTGCTGCTGATCGGCGAGGCGCTCGGTGCGAAGGACGCCGCCCAGGAGCTGCTCGACGAGTTCGACCAGCGCTGCGCGGAGATCGGGGAGAGGTTCGACGTCTCCGGCCGCACCGCGAACATGATCCGCCCGCGGGACGAGACGACGCTGAGCCTGTACGGCCCGACCTCCTTCGCCGGCGGCGCCCTGGAGGCCGTGGGGCTGACGGTCCCCGAGCAGGACTGGGCGGACGGCCTGCAGGCCGATCTCTCCCCGGAGAACATCCTCGAGGCGCGCGCGGACTACGTGTTCGTCACCACCGTGGACGTGGACGACGAGTCCACCATCCCGCCGGCGATCAGCGACAACCGCGACGCGTTCCCCTCCGTGACGCTGGTGGACACCAGCTACTGGGTCTCCGGGGTCGGGCCGAAGGGCGGCGCGCTGGTCCTGGACGACATCGAGCAGTTCCTCGACGCCCAGCAGTGA